Genomic DNA from Gemmatimonadota bacterium:
GAGTTATGTAACTGGCGCATTTAATTACGGCGGCATTTACGGTCCCTATGTGCAAAACACTTTTGACACCATCGCCGGTCATATTCGAGACCCCTTTGCCCTGAAGCGCGAGCGCATGCTCATCGCGCTCATTGGAATGGCAACCACGGCACTGATGCTATCCTTGCGCTATGTATGGCCCTGGTGGCCCTTGCATCCGATCGGATTTGCCGCCGTAACAGCCTATCCGGTCAACCGCATTGTATTCTCGATCTTCTTTGCATGGTTTTCCAAATTTGTCATCTTACGAGCGGGCGGCATTGATCTATACCGCAAAGCATCGCCGTTTTTCTTGGGACTTATGGTGGGGTATTTCACGGGCGTATTTGTGTCGTTTCTGGTAGATTGTATATGGTTCCCTGGGCAGGGACATTCGCTGGCGTTGTATTGAGCGATCAGCTTTTAGCTCCCGCATCTCACTTCTTACGGAAATCAACGTGACTATCTCCCTGACAATTCGCGCCATTCGCGAACCCATCCTTATCGCCTTATTGCTCCTGACAGGTGTGCCAGCCTGGGCAGATCGTCTGCAGGAAAGTTTCGATGCACGGACAGATTCGGTCGCTGCGGTCCTGATCGCAGAACGCGCCGGACCAGACAGCGCAGACGTCTATCGAGTATTAAATCGGGAGAAAAAAACGCAATTTTTAATCGACTTCTGGCAACGACACAATCCCGTAGTCCTGCAATTTTATTACGGATATCACACCGGACGTCGCTACCTGACGGTATCAGACGCTTTTTTTGAACGCGGTCGATTGATACCCCAGCGCTATAAAACGCGCGCCACACCACCAGATCCCGCCCTGCTCGATGATGCTGTTGCACTATTTGAACGGATGCTACAGGACGATGCCGACGACCGAATCGCCCTGTGCGCGCTGGGATATTGTTTGTTAGAACAGCACAAAGGCGTAGAAGCAGAACGCATTTTTGTGCGCGTACTGGAAAAAGACCGGCGGTTTCTCATCGCGCGACACGGGCGGGCATTGGCGTGCTTGATCCAGAAAAAACAGGTGCGCCGCGCACTGGACCTTTTCCAGGACACCGTATCTCTCGATTCGCAATACGAGGCAGCGTATTACAACCTGGCAATGTGCCACCTGGCAATGCGCAGCGTGGATATGGACCATCATTTTAGCAACGTGGTCAAGCGGTTTCCCCAACACCGCGATGCGTATTTTAAACTGGGGGTATTTTATGTATCGCTCTATTATTTTGAAAAAGCCGTCAAGGCATTGTCAAAGCAAGTCGCTGTAAATCCAGCGCACAGCGTGGCAAGGGGCAGGTTGGCGCGCGTGGCAATGGAATTGAAGTACTTAAAACAAGAACTGCACACAACCACAGAACTGCGCGACCTCGCCCAAAAAGATCCCGAGCGTTATCTGCCGCTTTTGGGCGCACAATATCTGGAATCGGGCGCGTACGAGCAGGCAGAAGCGTCATTCTCGCAATTTTTATCCCTCTTACCGCAAAATGAACGCCTCCTGTACGAAGATGTCACCTTGCTCCTGTCGGCAAGTGAATTCGAGACCTTTCGCATGATCAGGGGAGATGAAAAACGCGCATTTACCAATTTGTTCTGGCGCAAGATAGATCCAACACCCACCACACCGGTTAACGAGCGCAGATTGGAACACTACCGGCGCGTGAATTACGCGATACAGAACTTTTCCGAAGGTCGAATACCCTGGGATGCGCGCGGCGATGTGTATATCCGCTTTGGTCATCCCGATCATCGAAGCTGGTCCGATCACCTCGTATTCGAAACCAATCCAAAAGTGATTCGGGTAAAAAACCGACTCATGGACCTCGCGGGACGAGCACTGCACGAAATCGCTCCGACGACATCGCTACAGATAGAATCGTCGTTGGGCGCAAGCACCGTAATGAAAGTAACACCCGAAGTTCGGGGACTGCCGATATTTCCCCTGCCACACCAGGGCGCATTATTTCGAGATGGCGCATCTTTGAACTACAAGTGGGAGTCCTGGATTTACACCCATATTGGCGAAGGAATTGAAGTGACATTTCTCGACGCTCTGGGCAATTTTGATTTTCAATTTCCCCAGCCGCCTATTGACTCGCCCAATCGACTACTGTGGCTACACCTCGCACCCGAAGCCGTGGTCGCACGGGTCGTCAACCGCACGCCCTCTGTTTACCGATATCCATATCCCGGAGACCCAATGCCACTGCTTATGTCCGTAGCAGACTTCAAAGGCAATGGACGCGATACGCGCCTGGATGCCTTTATCGGCATACCCTGGACCGCATTGAAAACGCAAAAACGGGGAACGCAGATAGAGGCTTTGGTGAATCGCATGTGGGTCCTTTATGACGCACGGGGAACAGAAATTGCCCGCGACAGCCTGAATGCGCGGGCAACACAGCGCGAGGCCGTTGACGACCCCGGCGTTTTATGGGTAGATCAGGTCACAACAGAAGTTAACCCCGGCCACTATCTCATGGCCGTGCGAGTGACCGATCCGGCCTCAGGGAAACTACAAATTCACCGACAACTCGTCGATGTAGAAGCATACAACGCCCCGACCCTGATGGTAAGCGATCTCGTCGTAGCGGGAAAAATTGCAACATTGGAAGCGCGTGCAGAAGGCAAATTCATCCGAGATGATCTCGAGGTGCTCCCCCTGCCGTCACACACCTTTGCCCCAGAACAGCCAGTCTATCTGTACTACGAAGTGTATAACCTCTTCCGAGACGACACGAGCCAAACGCATTACCGCGTGGATTACGCCGTGCGCGGCAGCACAAATGCCGGTGCCCGGTTGCTAAAAGGCATCGGCACATTGCTGGGCATATCTGAAAAGCAAGAAGGCGTGCAAGTATCTTATGAACACCGGGGCAATACGGAAACAGAACCCGTATATGTTGCCCTCAACGTAGCGGCAAAGCCAGGACAAAAACTCACGATAGGTGTAACCGTAACCGACCTGAACCGACCCGGCAGACCAACATCGACAAAAGATGTTTGGGTAATAATAGGCGATAAAAGGTAGGGTACGGTCCCTACTTCACACTTCCCACATCCAGACAAACCATCTCACTGTGATTCCGCAGATAAAGCCTGCCATTAGATAGTGTGGGTGGCGTCCAGCACCGCGCAGACAAAACTTGAGCGCTGGCTTTTTCTATGTACGCTTCAGGTGTAGCTTCTACCAGCACCAGTTTGCCCTGTTCGCCCAGGACGATCAGATGGCCATCCGCAAAGATGAGTGAGCCCTTTTGAAAACCGCGTTTGCGCCATTGCTCCTGCCCGGTATCCGCAGCAATACACTTGAGAATGGCGTTGTCAAAGCCATAGAGGTACCCCTCGCGATGTATGGAAGAAGCAAAGTGGTTTTTCATACTGCGATTGAACCATACCTTTTTAACCGAAAACTGACCATTCTGGGAAATAAGCTGGATAACCGTCGCGCCTTTGCCATAACCCGAAGAAATAAAAAGTCTATCTGGAGGAAGAAATAGGGGCGTCGCGGCATTGACATCGGGACCCGTCTGCCAGGAATGCCGCCACAGGAACCGGCCATCTCTGGCAGAGACACCGACCAGACCAGAGACCGGAAAAAAGACAATTTGCCGGACATCAGATACAGTAATCGCAACAGGTGAAGCATAAGAAGGCGCGTCATCTTGAGAAGCCCAGACGACCTCACCAGTGGTTTTATCAAAAGCAATAAAAGAGTTTCCCGAAGAACCCCCAACCTCGACAATCAGCAACTCGCCTTCTATCAAAGGGGAAGTAGAAAAGCCCCAATGGGGGGGATCGCTTATGAATTCAGTTTGAAAATGGTGGGACCATACGGTTTTTCCACTTTTAATATCAAATGCATAAAGCTGTCCGTATGCACCTAAAAAGAAGACCCGTTCTTTGTCAACGATGGGCGTAGATCTGGGACCATTCCCCCCCTGCCAGTCTGGAAAATTGCTTCCAGTCTTAACCCGCCAGCGTTCTTCCCCTGTAGCGGCATCCAGACATACCGCATACTCATCTTTGCCTTCTGCAAACATAGTATAGGCTGCGCCCCGCGCAATCGCAATGCTCGAGAAACCCTCGCCCAGCGGTGTTCGCCAGACAACAGCAGGCCCGGAATCAGGCCAATCTTTGAGCAACCCTGTCTCAGAGGAAATACCATCGCGATTGGGACCAAACCACTGCGGCCAATCCGCGGCAAAGCCACTGCTCGTCAGGACAACAGAGCCTGAAAACAGAATCATCGAAAAGGTGATCATGAGGATACGCATGGAAACTCCTCCGTGTAAGAATCTATTTACAGGCATAGCAAAGCGATAAAGGGCCTACCGTTAATCCATGATTACTTCTTACCACTAACACTCTGTAAAACAACATCTTTCCAACCATTCTGTCAAGGGCTATCCGTGATTTTTGTTTTATATTTTCTCAAACGTTAGGAAAAAAATATCCTTGCACGATTTTCTATAACTGCATAACATGGCACGCTCGTCCTCGACGCGAATTTGTGTCGTGCGGTGCTGCGTGCCATTCTTTAGTACTAATGCCATTGGAAACCCTGTTATGAATAATGTATGGGAAGTACCCGAACCACTTTCGACATGCGAAGTCCAACTCGACGACGATACCGTCACCATTCTGCGCCGACATGGGAACCCCGCAGGACCCCGCCTCGTTCTGAGCCACGGCAATGGTCTCGCGATAGACCTCTATTACCCCTTCTGGTCACTGCTCGCCGAGGATTTCGACCTCATCATCTTCGACTTCAGGAACCACGGCTGGAATACCGTTGGCCCAAGCGCAAATCACAATGTTCCAACGCTGGTCCGCGACCATCTCTGTATTTTTGAAGCCATTGACCGTCACTACGGAAACAAACCAAAAATAGGTGTATTTCACTCTGCTTCCGCACTGATAACACTCCTATCACTAACGACTATGGCAGACCTCGGGCCATCTGCCGAAAGCAGCCATTTATCCGCGATGATACTATTCGATCCCCCCCTGTGCAAGCCCGGCAATAGCCAGATAGAATTTGATGAGGCTGCCGAATACGCAGCCGACGTTACTCGCCGCCGCGGGTATCTGTTCCAAACAGAAGAGGATTTTGCAGAACTCCTCAGCTTTCTGCCCGGCTTCTCGCGCCTGGTTCCCGGGGTTCGGGAACTCATGGCGAAAACAACGCTGCGAAAGGCCGCCGATGGGCAGGGTTATGAGCTTCGATGTCCCCGCGACTACGAAGCGCAGATCGTCGATTATATGAGAAGCTTTTCCGCATTGATGGATTTTGAAACACTCCCCTGTCCCACAAAAGTCATTGGATCCGATCCCACCCTGCCTTATACATTCCTGCCGACCATTGACCTCGGTGACATTCTGACTGTAGATTACGATTTTGTCCCTGAAACAACACACTTTCTTCAATTGGAAAAACCAGAGGAATGCGTTGAGTTGGTCAGGGAATTTATCGAGAGTAACCATCTGCAGTAAAACCCATGCAAACAGGGGAAAATTGTAGGGGCGGCGTCTCCGTGCCCGCCCGTCCTGGAAAAACCCGTCCGAACATGGAGGATTAAATCATGAAACCGGACAAATCTTTCGGTCCTTCCGTATCAGACCAACCAATAGCAATCGTAGGTATGGCGTGCCGATTCCCTGGCGCACCGGACATCTCTTCTTTCTGGCGTCTGCTCGAAGACGGCGGGAATGCCGTCAGCGAAGGCGTCCCGGGCTCAGGCGTAGGCCGCTGGGGCCTGCTCTTTCCCGACGACACAGTGCAGAGCGAAGGTTGCCGTTTCGGCGCCTTCGTTGATGACATTGACCAGTTCGACGACGCCTTTTTTCGGATTTCCCCGGTGGAGGCAGAACTGCTGGATCCGCAGCAGCGAATGATGCTGGAGACGAGCTGGGAGGCTCTTGAGGACGCGGGAATCGATCCGGAGGGGTTGAGAGAGAGCCTCACCGGCGTGTACACCGGGATCAGCAACGATGAATACCGAATGCTGGTCGTGGACTCTAGCAAGCCCGCCGAGGCTGCCAGTTGTCTCTACGCCCTCAGTGGCACCAACCTGAATGGTGCCAGCGGGCGGGTCTCTTTCGTGCTGGGGCTAAGGGGACCGGCAAAGGCAGTAGATGCCGCGTGCGCGTCATCCATGGTATCGGTCCACGACGCGGTGGCAGACCTGCAGCAGGGCAAAGCGGATCTTGCCATCGCAGGCGGCGTGCAGGCGATCCTGAACGGTCGCATCTACGAACTGCGCGCAGATGCGATGATGCTGTCTCCAGATGGACAGTGCAAAACCTTTGACGCGTCTGCGAACGGTTACGTGCGCGGTGAAGGTTGCGGGGTCATCGTCCTCAAGCGGCTCGATGAGGCGGAGGCGGATGGCGATCGGATCTGGGCGGTGATCCGAGGCGCAGCGGTGAACCACGGCGGAGCCAGTACGGGGCTAACGGTGCCGAACACACCCGCGCTGGAAGAGGTGATCGAGACCGCGCTGTCCGACGCGGGAATCCCCGCATCGGACGTAGATTACCTGGAGGCGCACGGGACCGGAACGACGGTGGGTGATCCGATCGAGATCAACGCTGTAGCCAATGTTTACGGGAAGGGACGTTCTTCTGACCGCCCCCTTCTCATCGGTTCAGTGAAGACCAATGTCGGCCATCTGGAGTCAGCCGCGGGCGTAGCCGGAGTGATCAAAGCCGCGCTGGTACTGAAGCGGGGTGTGATTCCAAAACACCTCCATTTCCAGAATCCCAACCCGAGTCTCGACTGGGACCGCCTGCCATTGCGGGTGACATCGTCAATGATGGACTTGCCGCACCGTCCCGATCGACCGAGACTCGCGGGAGTGAACTCCTTCGGGATATCCGGGACGAACGCCCACATTGTAATGGAGGAATACCGTGCCTCAGACGATGCATCTACGGCTGTTGGCTCTGCGAAGTCAGTGGCAGTCTCGCTACCGGAGACCATTGGGAATCTGCCGCTACAGCAGCAGGAGGTCCAGCCGCGCCGGATCCGTCTCCTTCCACTGTCGGGAAAATCTGATGGGGCACTTCGGGACATGGCGGGACGGTACCTTTCATGGCTCGACAAACACGCAGACGAAGAAGATGAGGCAATACTTGCGGACATGGCGTGGACAGCAGGCATTGGACGAAGCCACTTCGATCATCGCGCGGGTGTCGTCTTCCACGACGCGGAATCGCTGCGAGAGCGACTCCTTGGATTGGCTGAATCGGGTACGGGCGCGTCGTCCCGGACACCGACCCGGGTGGCGTTCGCCTACACCGGGCAGGGAAGCCAGTGGGTCGGCATGGGACAGGGACTCTACGAGAGCGAGCCGGTGGCGCAGGCGGTTCTGGACCGTTGCGAGGCAGTCCTTCTTCGGGAAAGAGGCACCTCACTTCTGGACGTGATGTTCGGTCGGTCTGAAGGCGAAGAGGACCTCGGCGACACGGCTTGGGAGCAGCCTGCTCTCTACGCGCTGGAGTGCGCACTGACAGCACTCTGGTCGAGCATCGGAATCTGTCCCGACGTGGTCGTCGGACACAGCATCGGGGAACTCGCAGCGGCGCAGGCAGCAGGCGTGTTCAGCCTTGAGGACGGGATGCGGTTTGCCGCCGTACGGGGCGCACTGATGTCGCAGATGGAAGAGGGCGGCATGGCCGCGGTCTTCGCACCGGCAGATCGCGTGGCGGTGGCGGTGGAGGAGGTGAACGCAGCCACCTCTGGTGTCGGGTTGAGCATCTCGGGGTACAACGGTACCCACCAGGTGGTCAGCGGCCCGATTGCGGAAATTGAAGATATCTCAAAGCGATTCGAACAGGAAGGCATACGGGTCAGACGGCTGAACACTGCCAGGGCGTTCCACAGCGCCCTTGTTGAGCCCATCCTGGACGAACTGGAAGCATCCCTCAACGGCGTGGCGATCCAGCCGCCTTCCCTCACCGTGGTCAGCAACCTGACGGGCCGGGCTGTAGAACCGGGCCAGTCGCAAGATGGAGCCTACTGGAAACGGCATGCTCGGGAGCCAGTGGCATTCGCCCAGGGGGTGAAAACACTATCGGATCTCGGGGTCGATTTGGTGCTGGAGATTGGCCCGCGATCCGTGCTGGCTCCGATGGCGGCCTCCGCCTGGCCAGCGTCGCCGCAGACACCGGTGCCAGTAGTGCTGTCGAGCCTCTCCCCGCCATCGGACAATGCAGGGAAGTCCGAAAACGCCGACGGTTTCGTGGGATCGGTCGCAGAGGCGTACCAGGCGGGACTCCCGATTCGTTTCGCGGGACTCTTCGCAGGGGAGACGCGGCGACGGATCTCGCTGCCCAGCTATCCGTTCCAGCGCAGACACCACTGGCTTGAGCCACCGAAGCGTCAGCGCCGGAGTTCCGATCATCCGCTACTGGGTACCCGGCACGAATCAGCCCGCGGAGAGATCACCTTCGAGACAGAAGTGTTCCCTTCGGACCCGTCCTATCTGAACGATCACAAAGTGTTTGGTCGGATCGTAGCGCCTGGCGCGCTCTACGGGGCCATGACGTGCGCGGCGGCGTTCCTCGAAGAAAGCGGATCAGTAGCCGTGGAGGATTTCCAGTTGCACAACGCGATGGTCTTCGAAGAGGGAGAAGGGAACGATGAAGATGGCCGGAAGATGCAGGTCGTGCTCGACGCCTCTGAGCAGGCATCGTCGCGCGAAGTACAGATATTCAGCAAAGGGAGTGAAGGGGAATGGACAGTACACGTGGAAGGTCGCGTGTCATCGGGTGTCCCTATACCAGAAGCAGGTGAGAGGACCGACCTGGAAAGTCTCAAGGCCGGCCTGTCGCCGATGGACGTGGGGGGCTACTACCGCCACAGGGCGAGTACCGGGGTCGATCTCGGCCCGTTCTTCCGCACGCTGGGGAACGTCTGGTCCCGTCCGGGCGAGGCATTGGGCG
This window encodes:
- a CDS encoding alpha/beta hydrolase — its product is MNNVWEVPEPLSTCEVQLDDDTVTILRRHGNPAGPRLVLSHGNGLAIDLYYPFWSLLAEDFDLIIFDFRNHGWNTVGPSANHNVPTLVRDHLCIFEAIDRHYGNKPKIGVFHSASALITLLSLTTMADLGPSAESSHLSAMILFDPPLCKPGNSQIEFDEAAEYAADVTRRRGYLFQTEEDFAELLSFLPGFSRLVPGVRELMAKTTLRKAADGQGYELRCPRDYEAQIVDYMRSFSALMDFETLPCPTKVIGSDPTLPYTFLPTIDLGDILTVDYDFVPETTHFLQLEKPEECVELVREFIESNHLQ
- a CDS encoding GWxTD domain-containing protein; this encodes MTISLTIRAIREPILIALLLLTGVPAWADRLQESFDARTDSVAAVLIAERAGPDSADVYRVLNREKKTQFLIDFWQRHNPVVLQFYYGYHTGRRYLTVSDAFFERGRLIPQRYKTRATPPDPALLDDAVALFERMLQDDADDRIALCALGYCLLEQHKGVEAERIFVRVLEKDRRFLIARHGRALACLIQKKQVRRALDLFQDTVSLDSQYEAAYYNLAMCHLAMRSVDMDHHFSNVVKRFPQHRDAYFKLGVFYVSLYYFEKAVKALSKQVAVNPAHSVARGRLARVAMELKYLKQELHTTTELRDLAQKDPERYLPLLGAQYLESGAYEQAEASFSQFLSLLPQNERLLYEDVTLLLSASEFETFRMIRGDEKRAFTNLFWRKIDPTPTTPVNERRLEHYRRVNYAIQNFSEGRIPWDARGDVYIRFGHPDHRSWSDHLVFETNPKVIRVKNRLMDLAGRALHEIAPTTSLQIESSLGASTVMKVTPEVRGLPIFPLPHQGALFRDGASLNYKWESWIYTHIGEGIEVTFLDALGNFDFQFPQPPIDSPNRLLWLHLAPEAVVARVVNRTPSVYRYPYPGDPMPLLMSVADFKGNGRDTRLDAFIGIPWTALKTQKRGTQIEALVNRMWVLYDARGTEIARDSLNARATQREAVDDPGVLWVDQVTTEVNPGHYLMAVRVTDPASGKLQIHRQLVDVEAYNAPTLMVSDLVVAGKIATLEARAEGKFIRDDLEVLPLPSHTFAPEQPVYLYYEVYNLFRDDTSQTHYRVDYAVRGSTNAGARLLKGIGTLLGISEKQEGVQVSYEHRGNTETEPVYVALNVAAKPGQKLTIGVTVTDLNRPGRPTSTKDVWVIIGDKR
- a CDS encoding PQQ-binding-like beta-propeller repeat protein; this translates as MRILMITFSMILFSGSVVLTSSGFAADWPQWFGPNRDGISSETGLLKDWPDSGPAVVWRTPLGEGFSSIAIARGAAYTMFAEGKDEYAVCLDAATGEERWRVKTGSNFPDWQGGNGPRSTPIVDKERVFFLGAYGQLYAFDIKSGKTVWSHHFQTEFISDPPHWGFSTSPLIEGELLIVEVGGSSGNSFIAFDKTTGEVVWASQDDAPSYASPVAITVSDVRQIVFFPVSGLVGVSARDGRFLWRHSWQTGPDVNAATPLFLPPDRLFISSGYGKGATVIQLISQNGQFSVKKVWFNRSMKNHFASSIHREGYLYGFDNAILKCIAADTGQEQWRKRGFQKGSLIFADGHLIVLGEQGKLVLVEATPEAYIEKASAQVLSARCWTPPTLSNGRLYLRNHSEMVCLDVGSVK